AAAAGCGATCGAAAAGGCTCGTCTGGAACTTTTGCCAATCTTTGGAGAAAGACTCCGCCTGACATGCATGAATCACGCCGGCATGGGGGAGTTCCTTCCTTCCATGAGGGTGGATATTTCCGGTGTTGTTCTGGATTCCGGGTGGTCCATGGCCCAGGCCTCGGAGAACGGAGCCGGTCTCTCTTTTGATGCGGAGGGACCTCTGGATATGCGGATGGATCCAACTCTCGAGAGGACTGCCATGGATATTCTGGAGCAGCAGTCCGCTGAAGAGCTTGCGGCAATTTTTTCAAACTTCGGAGAGGAGCCTCTGGCATTGCCGATATCCAGAGCTCTTGTCCAGTCCCGATCCCGAGGGCGACTTCCCCGGACTCCGAAAGAGCTGGCCGCTTTTGTGAGCGGAGTTTATTACCGGAAAGGGTACAGACGCAGCCGTAGACACCCGGCAACGCGGGTTTTCATGGCCCTTCGGATTGAAGTGAATGGAGAAATTGATTCTCTGGTGCGCGGGGTGTCCGGTGTGAGGTCCATTCTGGGTTCGGGAGCAAGGCTCGCTGTTTTGACGTTCCACTCCCGCGAAGACAGGGAGATCAAACATCTTTTCCGGGAATGGGTCCGGGAGGGATGGGGCCGGCTTCTGCAATCCAAACCGGTGCTTCCGGGCAAGGCGGAAATCGAGCACAATCCGCGA
The sequence above is drawn from the Leptospirillum ferriphilum ML-04 genome and encodes:
- the rsmH gene encoding 16S rRNA (cytosine(1402)-N(4))-methyltransferase RsmH, with product MAEKREEENKDDGKDSHLSVMTKEVLEVLNVHPGQWYVDATLGQGGHARAILEAGGSVIAIDRDPKAIEKARLELLPIFGERLRLTCMNHAGMGEFLPSMRVDISGVVLDSGWSMAQASENGAGLSFDAEGPLDMRMDPTLERTAMDILEQQSAEELAAIFSNFGEEPLALPISRALVQSRSRGRLPRTPKELAAFVSGVYYRKGYRRSRRHPATRVFMALRIEVNGEIDSLVRGVSGVRSILGSGARLAVLTFHSREDREIKHLFREWVREGWGRLLQSKPVLPGKAEIEHNPRSRSAKLRVYIAN